The uncultured Methanoregula sp. genomic sequence TGATGCGGTCCTTTTAACCCGGCTCGAATGCGGCGGAATTGCTGCCGAAGTCAGATCCTGCGGGTCATCCCAGATGATGCTGAATCATCCGGCCGACATGGTCTGGCGCAGGAGTACCTTTGTCTGCGGGCGCACGATCGGGATACGTTCGGATGCCGTTGCCCTGACCCTGCCCCGGGAGCTCGTAAAGAACCTGGCGCTTGGAAAAGAGATGATCGTTACCCTGACCGCTACGCGTCCCGGCTGAGGGTTGTTATCTTCAGTTCCGCCCCGGCCAGAATAGCCTCGCACTGTTTTATGAGAACCGCTCCCTGCTCGTAGAGTTTCATGCTCTCGTCAAGGCTCGTGTTCCCGTCTTCGATCTTCCCGATAATGGTCCTCAGCTGTTCGATCTTC encodes the following:
- a CDS encoding DUF371 domain-containing protein, which translates into the protein MEATEIIRCRGHPLVLGTHPTTFEVTREDHLTENGNCIIGIGADRGCAGLSQEFRNVLVHDDAVLLTRLECGGIAAEVRSCGSSQMMLNHPADMVWRRSTFVCGRTIGIRSDAVALTLPRELVKNLALGKEMIVTLTATRPG
- the xseB gene encoding exodeoxyribonuclease VII small subunit; this translates as MTETYETKIEQLRTIIGKIEDGNTSLDESMKLYEQGAVLIKQCEAILAGAELKITTLSRDA